From the Prosthecodimorpha staleyi genome, one window contains:
- a CDS encoding sarcosine oxidase subunit gamma, which produces MPDAVTARPFETGFAAIVAPRSRAAAARSRFAETFGFALPEGPRLARAGDLMAFGIGVDHWVAAAPGDGWALERRLADALGETALVTDQTDAREGFRIEGPAARLLLETGCSLDLHASVFPAGAAAVTEIAGMPVWLWTEDAASFRIAVSRSYAESFAQWLDHAVASTRARVAAGERAA; this is translated from the coding sequence GTGCCTGATGCCGTCACCGCCCGTCCGTTCGAGACCGGCTTCGCCGCGATCGTCGCCCCCCGCAGCCGGGCCGCCGCCGCCCGGTCCCGCTTCGCCGAAACCTTCGGCTTCGCCCTGCCGGAGGGGCCGCGTCTCGCCCGCGCCGGCGACCTCATGGCCTTCGGCATCGGCGTCGACCACTGGGTCGCGGCCGCCCCCGGCGACGGCTGGGCGCTGGAGCGGCGCCTGGCGGATGCGCTCGGCGAGACCGCGCTGGTCACCGACCAGACCGACGCCCGCGAGGGCTTCCGGATCGAAGGCCCGGCCGCGCGGCTCCTCTTGGAGACCGGCTGCAGCCTGGATCTGCATGCCTCGGTCTTCCCGGCCGGTGCGGCGGCGGTCACCGAGATCGCCGGCATGCCGGTCTGGCTGTGGACCGAGGATGCCGCATCCTTCCGGATCGCGGTCTCGCGCAGCTATGCCGAGAGCTTCGCCCAATGGCTCGATCATGCCGTTGCGTCGACGCGGGCGCGGGTCGCGGCCGGCGAACGGGCCGCCTGA
- a CDS encoding sarcosine oxidase subunit alpha family protein, with translation MSGYRLTAGGTLVDLATRLSFRFDDKAYQGLAGDSLASALLAGGVTLFGRSFKYHRRRGLVAAGPEEPNALVELRGGARREPNLKAPVVELYDGLEAWSQNRWPSLGFDLMAVNGLFDKLFVAGFYYKTFKWPASFWEKLYEPLIRRAAGLGRLSGEPDPDSYETATAHADLLVAGSGPAGLLAARTAARAGRRVILVEREARLGGSLLTTRRMIDGQPGAAWAAAVEAELEAAPQVRILRRTTVFGTYDGGQFGALQRVADHLPVPPPDCPRQRAWTLVAGEAIVAAGAIERPIVFPGNDLPGVMLAGALRHYAVGYGAAAGRAVTLFTANDSGWHAAADLIASGVTVAAVIDPRADVDPVLTAAVAAGGGRALAGARLRRALGGKALEAIDVDLSGGGSDRIVTDALGVSGNWQPDIQLATHRGDRPVWSEAHAAFTAGKLPAGIRLAGAAAGTFRLADIFAAAGAEAKVDHEGAALTPFWHVGGAKGAGKAFVDFQHDVTDADVALAAREGYVSVEHLKRYTTLGMATDQGRTANLNGLAILAELTGRTIPQTGITTMRPPVEPVAIGALAGHHRAMAFRPRRLPPIHMVAIEREAQMIEVGPWWRAQWFPLPHETDWQQSVDREVTTVRNAVGVCDMSTLGKIEVFGPDAAAFLTRLCANSVMKLAVGRCAYFLMLREDGYAYDDGTVARLGPERFVMTCSTAHAAKVYEQVEYARQVLFPEMDVVVQSITEQWAQLALAGPRARDVLARIVDPGFDLSGAAFPPVACAETTVLGGVRARLFRLTFSGELAFEIAVPARRGAELMRRLLIAGQEFGIVPYGTEAVGAMRIEKGHPVGSEINGQTTAHMLRLGAFAERKHDCIGRVLAARPYLTDPARGRLVGLKPVDRTARLRAGAHLLPKGPDATAAHDQGWITSVAHSPTLGSWIGLGFLAHGDTRHGEIVRAYDPVRGGDVDVEVVAPCFVDPEGNRARA, from the coding sequence ATGAGCGGCTATCGTCTGACCGCCGGCGGCACGCTGGTCGATCTCGCCACCCGCCTGTCCTTCCGCTTCGACGACAAGGCCTACCAGGGTCTTGCCGGCGACAGCCTCGCCTCGGCGCTGCTCGCCGGCGGCGTCACCCTGTTCGGGCGCTCGTTCAAGTATCACCGCCGCCGCGGCCTGGTCGCGGCCGGGCCGGAGGAGCCGAACGCGCTGGTCGAACTGCGCGGCGGCGCCCGGCGCGAGCCGAACCTGAAGGCGCCGGTGGTCGAGCTCTATGACGGACTGGAGGCCTGGAGCCAGAACCGCTGGCCGTCGCTCGGCTTCGACCTGATGGCGGTCAACGGCCTCTTCGATAAGCTTTTCGTTGCAGGCTTCTACTACAAAACCTTCAAGTGGCCTGCGAGCTTCTGGGAGAAGCTCTACGAGCCGCTGATCCGGCGCGCGGCCGGCCTCGGCCGCCTGTCGGGCGAACCCGATCCGGACAGCTACGAGACCGCGACCGCCCATGCCGACCTGCTCGTGGCCGGTTCCGGCCCGGCCGGCCTGCTCGCAGCCCGCACCGCAGCGCGGGCTGGCCGGCGTGTCATCCTGGTCGAGCGCGAGGCCCGGCTCGGCGGCTCGCTCCTGACCACGCGGCGCATGATCGACGGCCAGCCCGGTGCCGCCTGGGCGGCTGCGGTCGAGGCCGAACTCGAAGCCGCACCGCAGGTCCGCATCCTGCGGCGCACCACCGTGTTCGGCACCTATGACGGCGGCCAGTTCGGCGCGCTGCAGCGGGTCGCCGACCACCTGCCCGTACCGCCGCCGGATTGCCCGCGCCAGCGCGCCTGGACGCTCGTCGCCGGCGAGGCGATCGTCGCGGCCGGCGCCATCGAGCGGCCGATCGTGTTCCCCGGCAACGACCTGCCCGGCGTCATGCTGGCCGGCGCGCTGCGCCACTACGCGGTCGGCTATGGCGCGGCGGCCGGCCGCGCCGTCACGCTCTTCACTGCCAATGACAGCGGCTGGCACGCCGCCGCCGACCTGATCGCCTCCGGCGTCACGGTCGCGGCCGTGATCGACCCACGCGCCGATGTCGACCCGGTGCTGACCGCCGCGGTGGCGGCCGGTGGCGGGCGGGCGCTCGCCGGTGCCCGGCTGCGGCGCGCGCTCGGCGGCAAGGCCCTGGAGGCGATCGACGTCGATCTGTCCGGCGGCGGGTCCGACCGGATCGTGACCGACGCGCTCGGTGTCTCGGGCAACTGGCAGCCGGACATCCAGCTCGCCACCCATCGCGGCGACCGCCCGGTCTGGTCGGAGGCCCATGCCGCCTTCACGGCCGGGAAACTGCCGGCCGGTATCCGCCTCGCCGGCGCGGCCGCCGGCACCTTCCGCCTCGCCGACATCTTCGCGGCCGCGGGTGCGGAGGCCAAGGTCGATCACGAGGGCGCGGCGCTGACGCCGTTCTGGCATGTCGGCGGCGCGAAGGGCGCCGGCAAGGCCTTCGTCGACTTCCAGCACGACGTGACCGATGCCGACGTGGCGCTGGCCGCGCGCGAGGGCTACGTCTCGGTCGAGCATCTGAAGCGCTACACGACGCTCGGCATGGCGACCGACCAGGGCCGTACCGCCAACCTGAATGGCCTCGCCATCCTGGCCGAACTGACCGGCCGCACGATCCCGCAGACCGGCATCACCACCATGCGTCCGCCGGTCGAACCGGTGGCGATCGGGGCGCTCGCCGGCCATCACCGCGCCATGGCGTTCCGGCCCCGCCGGCTGCCGCCGATCCACATGGTGGCGATCGAGCGCGAGGCGCAGATGATCGAGGTCGGCCCGTGGTGGCGGGCGCAGTGGTTCCCGCTGCCGCACGAGACCGACTGGCAGCAGAGCGTCGACCGCGAGGTGACGACGGTGCGCAACGCCGTCGGCGTCTGCGACATGTCGACCCTCGGCAAGATCGAGGTCTTCGGCCCGGACGCCGCCGCCTTCCTGACGCGCCTCTGCGCCAATTCGGTGATGAAGCTGGCGGTCGGCCGCTGCGCCTATTTTCTGATGCTGCGCGAGGACGGCTACGCCTATGACGACGGCACCGTCGCCCGGCTCGGGCCGGAACGCTTCGTCATGACCTGCTCGACCGCCCATGCGGCCAAGGTCTACGAGCAGGTCGAATATGCCCGGCAGGTGCTGTTTCCCGAGATGGACGTGGTGGTGCAGTCGATCACCGAGCAATGGGCGCAACTGGCTCTGGCCGGCCCGCGCGCCCGCGACGTGCTCGCCCGCATCGTCGATCCCGGCTTCGACCTGTCCGGCGCGGCCTTCCCGCCGGTCGCCTGCGCCGAGACGACCGTGCTCGGCGGCGTGCGCGCGCGCCTGTTCCGCCTGACCTTCTCGGGCGAGCTGGCCTTCGAGATCGCCGTTCCAGCCCGGCGCGGGGCGGAGCTGATGCGGCGGCTGCTGATTGCCGGCCAGGAGTTCGGCATCGTGCCCTACGGCACCGAGGCGGTCGGCGCGATGCGCATCGAGAAGGGTCATCCGGTCGGCTCGGAGATCAACGGCCAGACCACCGCCCACATGCTGCGGCTCGGCGCCTTCGCCGAGCGCAAGCACGACTGCATCGGCCGCGTGCTGGCGGCTCGGCCCTACCTGACCGATCCGGCCCGGGGCCGGCTGGTCGGGCTGAAGCCGGTCGACCGGACCGCGCGGCTGAGGGCCGGCGCCCATCTCCTGCCCAAGGGACCGGACGCCACCGCCGCCCATGACCAGGGTTGGATCACCTCGGTCGCCCATTCGCCGACGCTCGGCTCATGGATCGGGCTCGGCTTCCTCGCCCATGGCGACACCCGCCACGGCGAGATCGTGCGCGCCTACGATCCGGTGCGCGGCGGCGACGTGGATGTCGAGGTCGTCGCCCCCTGCTTCGTCGATCCGGAAGGGAACCGCGCCCGTGCCTGA
- a CDS encoding sarcosine oxidase subunit delta, with translation MLITCPFCGPRDAAEFTYRGDAAPVRPAADAGEAAFFDYVYLRDNPAGPIREHWFHRAGCHGWVTVARDTRTHAIESVVAVEAAAVAEGGAR, from the coding sequence ATGCTGATCACCTGTCCTTTCTGCGGTCCGCGCGATGCGGCCGAATTCACCTACCGGGGCGACGCCGCGCCGGTGCGGCCTGCAGCCGATGCCGGCGAGGCGGCCTTTTTCGATTACGTCTATCTGCGCGACAATCCGGCCGGTCCGATCCGCGAGCACTGGTTCCACCGCGCCGGCTGCCACGGCTGGGTGACGGTGGCGCGCGATACCCGGACCCATGCGATCGAGTCCGTCGTGGCGGTGGAAGCTGCGGCGGTGGCCGAGGGAGGCGCCCGATGA